One genomic segment of Nitrospira sp. CR1.1 includes these proteins:
- a CDS encoding DUF3488 domain-containing protein, which translates to MPLDHAFRLSSILLAATGFASLTLAITLPFWLLVLTAGTFATALLRIQSHSAISAVIGRLRFSALTWNIFLFLAFTGFWIDLLLISRELLPAGIHFLVLLLVNKLSNLDQRRDFLHLYAISLIALLASAALTTQLWYAPFFFVFLVIGVWTLLLYHLLQEREETTEPRQAPHTEPSLPLLPHLTARFFWTTNVMAAGAFALTLLFFFMIPRVGVGFFQNTHGESLRTTGFSEHVDLGVIGPVKQDPSIVMRVELPDRTEHDSKREPLYLRGAAYNRYDGKSWSNSLPHRRMLTELPEGTFTLRTSGTKPSGAARPLRQDILLEPIDTTVLFGAPSPTSVKGHFLSIQSDLMGSLSLPYPLHARSQYTVYSSPTTLNAVEKQASALPYPDFVLQQYLQVPAVNEHILELARQITKPATSIAQAVTLVRAHLLAHYRYNLDVPSLQSSHPLEDFLLTRKTGYCEHYATAMVVMLRTVGIPARLVTGFLATEWNDYGGYYTVRQRDAHAWVEVYFPQSGWITMDPTPPSPDADGAPWWQSATSAMDSLRIKWDRLFVHYSAHDQFTVVQGIRESGEAVRAGLSETMSALSAQAVAIISRVVTTLTPSGVPHHAATFLLALAAVYGGMRILRRFRNGPTHDRVFSTQQQTVITLYTTMLQCCAQRGITKSAGTTPLEFLDQIQARWGEAWPSAHALTQLYSRVRFGQAPLTEEDIAIAEAQLRALRLLGPSTTHA; encoded by the coding sequence ATGCCGCTGGATCACGCCTTTCGGCTTAGTTCTATCCTGCTGGCAGCGACCGGCTTCGCAAGCCTGACACTCGCCATTACCCTGCCGTTCTGGCTCCTTGTCCTGACGGCGGGGACCTTCGCCACGGCGTTGTTGCGCATCCAGTCCCACAGCGCGATCTCCGCTGTCATCGGTCGCCTCCGGTTCTCAGCCCTCACCTGGAACATCTTTCTATTTCTTGCGTTCACGGGGTTCTGGATCGATCTCCTTCTCATCTCACGGGAGCTCCTTCCGGCGGGAATTCACTTTCTTGTACTGCTCCTGGTGAACAAACTTTCGAACCTCGACCAACGACGCGACTTCCTGCATCTCTACGCCATCAGTCTGATCGCACTCCTGGCCTCCGCGGCGCTGACGACGCAACTGTGGTACGCCCCATTTTTCTTCGTCTTTCTGGTCATCGGCGTCTGGACCCTTCTGCTCTATCACCTGTTGCAGGAACGGGAAGAGACGACGGAACCGCGACAAGCGCCTCACACAGAGCCATCCCTCCCATTGCTCCCGCACCTCACAGCGCGCTTCTTCTGGACCACCAACGTGATGGCGGCAGGCGCGTTCGCGCTCACATTGCTGTTCTTTTTTATGATTCCGCGAGTCGGGGTGGGATTCTTTCAAAACACGCATGGAGAAAGTTTACGCACGACCGGGTTTTCGGAGCACGTCGATCTGGGAGTCATCGGGCCAGTCAAACAAGACCCGAGCATTGTCATGCGAGTGGAACTTCCGGATCGCACGGAGCACGACTCGAAGCGGGAGCCCCTGTACCTTCGAGGCGCCGCCTACAATCGGTATGATGGAAAATCCTGGAGCAACAGCCTGCCGCATCGCCGCATGCTGACGGAGCTTCCCGAAGGAACCTTCACGCTCCGGACGTCCGGTACCAAACCATCGGGTGCGGCGCGACCGCTCAGACAGGACATTCTCCTTGAGCCCATCGACACCACCGTGCTGTTCGGCGCTCCGTCTCCCACGTCGGTCAAGGGCCACTTTCTTTCCATCCAATCCGATCTGATGGGCTCACTTTCCCTGCCGTATCCGCTCCATGCGCGTAGCCAATACACCGTCTATTCCTCGCCGACAACCCTGAATGCAGTGGAGAAACAGGCCTCTGCGTTGCCCTACCCGGACTTTGTCCTCCAACAGTATCTTCAAGTGCCCGCCGTGAACGAACACATCCTCGAGCTGGCACGCCAGATTACCAAACCTGCGACCAGTATCGCCCAGGCCGTCACTCTAGTTCGCGCACATTTGCTGGCTCATTATCGATACAACCTGGATGTGCCTTCTCTGCAATCGTCGCATCCGCTTGAAGACTTTCTTCTGACTCGAAAAACCGGCTATTGCGAACACTATGCGACGGCCATGGTGGTGATGCTTCGCACCGTGGGAATACCCGCCCGGCTGGTGACCGGATTTCTTGCAACCGAATGGAATGACTACGGCGGCTACTACACCGTTCGTCAACGAGACGCCCACGCCTGGGTGGAAGTCTATTTTCCGCAATCAGGCTGGATCACCATGGACCCCACCCCTCCCTCTCCAGACGCGGATGGTGCCCCCTGGTGGCAGTCAGCCACTAGTGCGATGGATTCGCTCCGTATCAAGTGGGATCGTCTGTTCGTCCACTACAGCGCGCATGACCAGTTCACCGTCGTGCAAGGTATTCGAGAAAGCGGGGAGGCTGTACGGGCAGGCCTCTCCGAAACAATGAGCGCCCTGTCGGCTCAGGCCGTCGCTATAATCAGCCGCGTGGTGACCACCCTGACTCCCTCCGGTGTTCCGCACCACGCGGCCACTTTTCTGCTGGCGCTCGCCGCAGTCTATGGAGGGATGAGGATCCTGCGCCGGTTCCGGAATGGGCCTACGCATGACCGGGTCTTTTCAACGCAACAACAGACCGTCATTACGCTCTACACCACCATGCTACAGTGCTGCGCGCAGCGGGGGATCACCAAATCAGCCGGCACCACGCCACTCGAGTTTCTTGATCAGATTCAAGCGCGATGGGGCGAGGCCTGGCCCTCTGCCCATGCTCTGACACAACTCTACTCGCGAGTGCGCTTTGGTCAAGCGCCACTCACCGAAGAGGACATCGCCATAGCAGAGGCTCAGCTGCGAGCACTTCGCCTTCTTGGGCCTTCGACAACCCACGCCTAA
- a CDS encoding DUF58 domain-containing protein has protein sequence MASMTLHTWLHRLSRHRAISVTTEGVRFLLLTLAVGVAAVNTGNNLFYLLLAMMLSLIVLSSFLSEQCVRRLEFHRHLPDTLFVNQPASATLWIANRKSHIPSVSLRLVDVVAGQDHDRGIHLAHLAPGASTLRSYPLRITRRGRYQLDGLRVVTPFPFGLFHKKAFYPQEASLIACPELIPLPPMRVQEMNAIGYDQAQARRGHGNSLYNLREFRPGDDSRAIHWMTTARTAKLMLKETEAEDQRMITLAVFTVAPDEEEETFERALSIAASLTDHFLTNGVRLRLLLGDQPELLADADEPPRHLFHALALCERRPVGDHAAVQHTLVQALVRSQDGPTLLISSSTDQALREMFPAVDQILTPYTHEDLFDAAGSRLSA, from the coding sequence ATGGCATCCATGACCCTCCACACCTGGCTCCATCGACTCTCCCGGCATCGCGCGATCAGCGTGACAACGGAAGGCGTTCGCTTCCTGCTGCTCACCCTGGCCGTCGGAGTCGCTGCCGTCAATACGGGCAACAATCTGTTCTACCTCCTCCTGGCCATGATGCTCAGCCTGATCGTGTTATCCAGCTTCCTCTCGGAACAATGCGTGCGGCGGCTGGAGTTTCATCGTCATCTCCCCGACACGCTCTTTGTGAATCAACCGGCCTCCGCAACGCTCTGGATTGCCAACCGCAAATCGCATATTCCGAGCGTCTCCCTGCGGCTCGTGGACGTCGTCGCCGGCCAGGATCATGATCGCGGCATTCACCTCGCGCACCTCGCGCCGGGGGCGTCGACCTTGCGCTCCTACCCGCTGCGCATCACACGCCGAGGGCGATATCAACTCGACGGGCTCCGCGTCGTCACCCCCTTTCCCTTCGGACTGTTTCACAAGAAAGCGTTCTACCCGCAGGAGGCCAGCCTCATCGCCTGTCCCGAACTCATTCCGCTGCCGCCCATGCGGGTCCAGGAAATGAACGCGATCGGCTATGATCAAGCCCAGGCCCGGCGCGGCCACGGAAATTCACTCTACAATTTGCGAGAGTTTCGCCCCGGGGATGATTCGCGCGCCATCCATTGGATGACGACGGCACGAACGGCCAAACTCATGCTCAAAGAGACCGAAGCCGAAGATCAACGCATGATCACGCTCGCCGTCTTTACGGTCGCACCGGACGAAGAAGAGGAGACGTTCGAACGAGCGCTCTCCATCGCCGCCTCGTTGACTGATCATTTTCTGACCAACGGCGTGCGGCTCCGCTTGCTGCTCGGCGATCAACCAGAACTCCTGGCCGACGCCGACGAGCCGCCACGGCATCTGTTCCATGCCCTGGCGCTCTGTGAGCGACGCCCCGTAGGCGATCATGCGGCCGTACAACACACGCTGGTCCAAGCGCTGGTCCGGTCCCAGGATGGCCCCACACTCCTGATCTCATCATCGACGGACCAGGCCCTCCGCGAGATGTTTCCAGCCGTCGACCAGATCCTGACCCCTTACACGCACGAGGACCTCTTCGATGCCGCTGGATCACGCCTTTCGGCTTAG